ATTCCACTACCTATGCACACTTCCAAGTTCCAACTTGTTTCTTCCCATTTTCCACTGCAGCCGTGTGTATTTGGAAAGTGAAAAAACTTCTTTAAGTAGCGTTTATTTTGAGGTACTAGGATAGAGATTCGGAGATTGAGATACAGTATTATGTTTGTTGGCTCAGAgattggtactaaaatttctgtctctatccctaaaatttcagtatttcagtacctccaaaaagtagagacacaaaagactgaaatttttaaagacggagactgaaattttaataacattttatacttaaaataccctcatttcaattaattaattctaattttattctttttgcaaattaaattagagttttattcTCGTTTCAATTTTTGTCTCTCACTTTGCACCAAACAGAACACTGAAATTTATTTCGATCTCTGTatcttagtctctgtctctcagtctcaaTCTTTCAGTTTCTGTCTCCCTACCAAACGCTACCTAACGGAATATTGGAGGTCCTCTTTTTTCACCTCTCtggcttcttttttttttttttcacccttgccttaaTAATAGGAGTGTTGGTGGTGCAGCTggatcaatttaaaaaaaaaaaaacaatttgatctaaaatatataatttgttataGTTTAAATTGTAtcagtttaattttatttttaggtCCAATCTAAATTATTACGATTCGGATATGTTcgatttatttaatttaaaaaaaaacaaaattttaagattttatttttgaaaaaaaaataactttaaattGATAAATCATATAAGTAAatgaatattattttatattcacaaaATTCTGGTTCATTTTCTATTAGGTAGCATAAGCTGATTGACATACAATAGAGATTGAACTACAATTGGTGAAGCTTCAGTTGGCTGAACCAAAAAGGGATAGGTGGAAGATAACCAAGGATCAGTGAAGATTTTGATATTGTCTCCTGTGCCAATTCTCCAGTGGAGTCCTTTTTCAAGAACTTTTCTTCCTTGCAGAATACTTTGCCAACTCCAAGAAAGTATCAGATTTACTTTATTTTACGTAAATAATGTTATTTAATTAGTTGATACTTGATAGTAGTTATGTTGCCATCATTAATTCGATTATGTTGTGTGTTGTTTTAGTCTATTTACAACTTGCTTCAATAGTTCTATCACAAATATATAATGTCTGGAGCTAAAAATAATAGTAAAGATGGCTATTATGcctttaatataataaattgcTCTTAACGTAATCTATTTTATGTACAACATTCCAGAAAAAGATGGAAATTGTCACTGCTGTTGCTGGAAAAGTTGTAGATCTCACAGTTGTTCCTATTGGACGTCAACTTGGTTACCTAATCTTCTACCGCACCGATGTCAACAAACTCAAAACCAGTGTTGAGAAGTTGAAAGCAAAGATCGATGACACCAACATCTCTGTTGAAGCAGCTAAACAAAATGGTGAAACTACTCCGTTTCCTTCTGTCCAGAAATGGATTGAGGATGCCGAAGAAACTGTTGCTGATGCAACTGCACTGATACAAAAGGAAGCCCAAGGAGAAGGTAGCTGCTTGAAGTGGCCATTTCCAAACCTATGTAAAAGATACAGTTTGAGCAGGGAAGCAAAAAAGTTGGAAAGAGATGTTTCCAATGCCATGTTAGAGGGAAAATTTGAGAAATTGTGTTACCGTTCTCGTCCTGAAATGTCACTCCCTCCATCTTCTAGAGATTATGAAGCGATGTGGTCAAGAACGTCAACGCTGGATGAAGTTAAGCAGGCATTAAAGAATCCTGGCATGTGTATGGTTGGGGTGTATGGCATGGGTGGAGTGGGTAAGACAACACTGGCAAAAGAGTTAGCTTGGCAAGCAGAGAAAGAATGTTTATTTGGTGTTGTGGTTATGGCTGTTATAACCAGTACCCCAAACTTGAGAGGCATCCAAGGCCAACTTGCTGATGGATTGGGTTTGAAATTTGATTCTGAGACTGAAGAAGGCAGAGCAGCAGAGTTATGTAAAAGGATACACGGGGAGAAGAGTATTCTTGTTATTCTTGATGACATTTGGGGTGAGCTTGATTTGACAAAGGTGGGGGTTCCTTATGGTGATCAACACAAAGGATGCAAGTTGGTGCTAACGGGTAGAGATCTTAATGTGCTGCATAGGATGGGTACTCAAACAGATTTTCCACTTGGAGTTCTGTCTGAAGAAGAAAGCTGGAGTTTGTTTGAGACTATGGTGGGTGATGTTGTTAGACACGACAGTATAAAACCCATTGCAGTTGAGGTTGCCAAATGCTGCTTTGGTTTGCCCCTTTTGATTGTTACCGTAGCAAAAGCTTTGAGGAAAAAGGAGGATGAAAAATATTGGAAGGATTCCCTGAAGAAATTAAGGAAATTTGATCCTCAAAAGTTTCATAAAAGTGTCTACGACAGCTTGGAGTTTAGTTATGATTGTTTAGAGAATGAGGAACTGAAGTCACTTTTCATGCTAAACGGTTCTTTGGTGGATTGTTTCTCCAAATCTGATGGTAGTTTCAACACTCAAAAACTGCTTCCATTTTGTTGGGGGTTAGGCTTATATAAAGATGTGCACACGTTGCTAGAAGGAAGAAACAGGCATCATGCATTGGTAAATGACCTTATTGCTTCTTCATTATTGCTTGACAGTGGAACGGAAGGTGTTAGAATGCATGATCTTGTTCGTGATGTTGCTAAATTAATTGCTTCTAGAACTTTTCCTACTTTTGATGAGCAAGAGTTCCGTAATATCAACAAATGGCCTAATGAAGATCAACTTCAAAAGTATCATCACATTATTTTGCCACATTGTCGTATTAGTAAGTTTCCTGATGAGAAATTGGAGTATCCAAACTTGAAACTATTTTTCCTTCAATCAGTGGTTGGCAAACTGAATGTCCCGGATAACTTCTTCTCAGGGATGAGAGGAGTAAAGGTGCTTCATTTTGATATTGGATATTATGCTTTCCATCCCCTACCTTCATCTCTTCGACTCTTGGCAAACCTCCGCTCATTAAAGCTATCTGGACATTTTGAAGGCTTGGCAATGATAGGAGAGCTCACAAGTTTAGAAATTCTTGAGTTAAAGGATAAAGTAATCAAGGAGCTTCCAAAAGAAATAGGACATCTCACTCAATTGCGGTTGCTCAATGTTAGAAGGTGCGAAAGGCTAAGGCTCATCCCCAAAAATCTTTTATCAAACTTGAAGTCGTTGGAAGAGTTGTATATGTGGGATTGCAATATTAAATGGGAGGCTGAAGGAAGCAACAAGAGCAGTAACAATGCAAGTCTGTATGAGCTGAAGAATTTGCACAAGCTAGCAACTCTGGAATTAAAAGTTGAACATGGTTCACTTTTGCCAAATGACTTGCATAACTTGGCAAATCTGGAAGGATTCAAAATAATTATAGGCTCATCAAAGAACAATTATATGAATAGTTACCCTGTATGGCCAAGATCACTTATACTTAAGGGTGCTTCAACCGCATACATTTTACAGAATGATGTGGTTAAAGTGTTGTTGTCTTCAGCTGAGTACTTGGACATATATGATTTGGAATGCCTTGAAGATATCTTTCCTGGACTGCATGGGGATGGTTTTGCGGAATTAAGATCTATGAGCATAAGATGTACAGGTTTGCGGTGTATAATTAACTCAAATTTCAACCATTTCCAACTTACATTCCCTAAATTGGAAAAATTGAATTTGGACACGCTGAATAATATGAAAGAAATAAGCCATGGTCCATTTCCCAGTCACTCTTTTCACGCACTGAAATCTATTGTTGTTTCAAGGTGTGATGTGTTAAACCATATATTCTTGTGGTCTCAGATAGGACACCTTTCTCAACTTCAAAATATGGAAATTTCTGAATGTCAATCTATGCAAGAGATTGTAGCTGGTGGAATGCTTGAGATGGAAAATATTGTGCTCCCTCAATTGCGTTCTGTTTCCCTGAAAAGCTTACCTAGGCTTGTTAGTTTTTCTTCAGTCCCTATGACAAGTGATGATATGGGATTCGTTCCTGTGGCACTATTTGACAATAAGGTAAAATCTTGATTTATAAAAACTAGAATATCCGATTCCAAAATATAATGGATGTAACGAAATATGTGATGGTACTGTTCTTTGATGTATCATGTCACTGCCATGTTGCATATATTTCTTCAATTTGATGTAGATTCAgtgtctattttattaggaGCAAGTAATTAAGGTGTGTTTGTGAATTGAGACTTTGAAgggtaaaaatttaaatagaaaaagaaatttCACTTTACACTTCAAGTCATGTATGTTCTATTCCGTTCCATTCCCTAACATGTGCATATCTTAGCAAGAAAAAATTAGATTATTTAATGTTCTTAGTTTCCCATCATGTTAATAGGTTGCAATGCCCAACATTGAAACCATGGTATTGTTTGAGATCAACATATATAAGGTGTGGGATGACGGTCTTCCGATGCACCATTCTTTCATGAAAAACTTGACAAGTTTGACAGTTGAGGGGTGTGAAAACTTAATAACTTTATTCCCATCCTCAGTGGCTACAGCACTTCAGAAACTGCATCATCTTAAAATCATGTCTTGCCCATCTCTAGAGCAAATATTTGACCAAGAAGAAGATCTGGAAAATCACCGTTCATCGCTTGAACAGGTGATCATTATCCTACTTATAAACAACATTATAATAAGTTGACTATTTGGACCTTGTGTTCTTGATTTACTGTAAAATGTTGACTAGtggtttgaactttgaattttaTACTTGTGTGTAATGAATATTTTATTGCAGGTCATGCTTCCAAACTTGAAGATAATAGAAGTTCAGGATTTGCTCAACTTGAAGTCACTATGGGCCAATCATATGTCTCCAAATTCATTGCACAAGCTATGCAAAATGAGGATCATAAATTGCCCCAAGTTGATTAATGTATTCCCATCTTCAGTGATAAAGCGCCTAATAAATCTGGAGACACTGCTAGTTACCAAGTGTGGTGAATTACAAGTTATATTTGAAATACAAGAGCCAAGTACAGATACTACCAGCCAGCAACAGGGACTACCAACTCGTTTGAGAACACTGGATTTGAGTTTTCTTCCAAAGCTAAAATACATATGGAGTAAAGATCCTCATGGAATTCTAAGCTTTC
The Arachis stenosperma cultivar V10309 chromosome 7, arast.V10309.gnm1.PFL2, whole genome shotgun sequence genome window above contains:
- the LOC130940945 gene encoding probable disease resistance protein At4g27220, whose translation is MEIVTAVAGKVVDLTVVPIGRQLGYLIFYRTDVNKLKTSVEKLKAKIDDTNISVEAAKQNGETTPFPSVQKWIEDAEETVADATALIQKEAQGEGSCLKWPFPNLCKRYSLSREAKKLERDVSNAMLEGKFEKLCYRSRPEMSLPPSSRDYEAMWSRTSTLDEVKQALKNPGMCMVGVYGMGGVGKTTLAKELAWQAEKECLFGVVVMAVITSTPNLRGIQGQLADGLGLKFDSETEEGRAAELCKRIHGEKSILVILDDIWGELDLTKVGVPYGDQHKGCKLVLTGRDLNVLHRMGTQTDFPLGVLSEEESWSLFETMVGDVVRHDSIKPIAVEVAKCCFGLPLLIVTVAKALRKKEDEKYWKDSLKKLRKFDPQKFHKSVYDSLEFSYDCLENEELKSLFMLNGSLVDCFSKSDGSFNTQKLLPFCWGLGLYKDVHTLLEGRNRHHALVNDLIASSLLLDSGTEGVRMHDLVRDVAKLIASRTFPTFDEQEFRNINKWPNEDQLQKYHHIILPHCRISKFPDEKLEYPNLKLFFLQSVVGKLNVPDNFFSGMRGVKVLHFDIGYYAFHPLPSSLRLLANLRSLKLSGHFEGLAMIGELTSLEILELKDKVIKELPKEIGHLTQLRLLNVRRCERLRLIPKNLLSNLKSLEELYMWDCNIKWEAEGSNKSSNNASLYELKNLHKLATLELKVEHGSLLPNDLHNLANLEGFKIIIGSSKNNYMNSYPVWPRSLILKGASTAYILQNDVVKVLLSSAEYLDIYDLECLEDIFPGLHGDGFAELRSMSIRCTGLRCIINSNFNHFQLTFPKLEKLNLDTLNNMKEISHGPFPSHSFHALKSIVVSRCDVLNHIFLWSQIGHLSQLQNMEISECQSMQEIVAGGMLEMENIVLPQLRSVSLKSLPRLVSFSSVPMTSDDMGFVPVALFDNKVAMPNIETMVLFEINIYKVWDDGLPMHHSFMKNLTSLTVEGCENLITLFPSSVATALQKLHHLKIMSCPSLEQIFDQEEDLENHRSSLEQVMLPNLKIIEVQDLLNLKSLWANHMSPNSLHKLCKMRIINCPKLINVFPSSVIKRLINLETLLVTKCGELQVIFEIQEPSTDTTSQQQGLPTRLRTLDLSFLPKLKYIWSKDPHGILSFQNLCEVRVFDSQSLEHVFPVSMANETHQFKVLEIYCCGVENIFDKSEFGRLKDAHIEVLTLNSCDHLKNIFPSSVNFQNLDGLYVEWCKELVNIMTPSMAASLTSLRVLNISECDMIEEIIASDHNNNADVDDDGDALSEIAFMKLEKLELSNLRSLKCFCKGTYSFKFPSLHSVTVRYCPMMETFCDGNSKLYAPRLTEVISSRGIYEYDTPQRRWDGDLNTTIRNIFIHKAQARLVA